Below is a genomic region from Thermodesulfobacteriota bacterium.
CCTCCTGAACGACGTCGCCTACGCCGGCCTGACCATAGAGTTTCCCATATTCGAGGGGGGGCTCCGGAGGGCGGAGCTTGGAGAGGCGAGGAGCAAGCTGAGGGAGGCCGAGCTCGCGAGGCTCGCCCTGAGACGCGATATAGAGCTTCAGGTAAGGCGGTCTTACAATAAGATGGGTTCGGCGGCCTCGGTAATGGATTCCTACGAAAAACAGCTCTCGTTCTCCGAGGAGAACTACTCCATGGTCTTCAAGCAGTACACCCACGGTCTCGCGGACACGATGGACGTTATAGACGCGGGCACCACGCTGGTCGAAGCCCAGACGGGGCTCATGGGCGCGACCTACGACTACGAGCTTGCGCTCATCGAGGTCAAGAAGAGCGCCGGCATACTCCTCGATGAAGTCAGTAAGGTACTGGCGTTAAAGAAACCTACGGAGGCGGAGCTTAAATGAAGAAAAAAGTCGTTCTTCTGTGCATTTTATCGGCTGTGTTCCTCTACGCCTGCGGCGGTGAGGATGGGGGTAAGGGGGGTAAGGGCGGCAATGCCGCCCGGCAGGCGCCGCCTCCGAACGTAAGGGTCTGGACCGCGGCCGCCGAGGACGTGGTGCAGAGGGTCGAGGCGGTCGGCACGATCGAGCCCGAGGAGGAAGTGGTCGTAAGCGCGGAGGTCGCGGCCAGGGTGACGCGCATCTTCAGAGACGAGGGGGAGCGGGTTAAGAGGGGAGGGCCGCTGGCCGTGCTCGATGAGAAAAAGTTCTCCCTCGGGGTGGCGAAGACCGGGGCCGACCTCCGGAAGGCCGGAGCCGAGCTCGACTACGCCGAGAAGGATCTAAAGAGAAAGGAAGAACTCGCAGGCGAGGGCATGGTAACGAGGGAGGCGTACGACGAGGCGTTGGCAGCGAGGGACGCCCATAGTGCCGAGGTGGAGAGTTTCGAGGCGGCGCTGGAACTTGCAAAGAGGGAACTCAGGGATTCGCGCGTTACCTCGCCTCTTACGGGCTTCATCTCGGAGAGGTACGTGTCGAGAGGGAGCTACGTAAAGGACGGGGACGAGCTCTTCAGCGTAATCGATATAGACCCGGTGAAGGTGTCGGCCTCCATACCCGAGAGGTATCTTGGCGAGGTGCGCACCGGCCAGCAGGTGAGGGTAAGGGTGGAGTCCGCCCCCGACGGAGAGTTCACCGGGACCATATACTTTATAAGCCCGTCCCTTGACGAAGACACGAGGACGTTCAAGGTAAAGGCCCGGATACCCAACCCGTACGGGCTCCTTAAGCCCGGCCTCTTCGCCGACGTCCGGATCGTAACCGGCATGAAGGCGGGCATATTCCTCGTCCCCGAGAGCGGGGTGATAACGAGGGGGGGCAAGTCCGTGCTCTTCGTCGTTTCTGACGGGGCGGCGAGCCGGCGGGAGCTTCGGGTCGGCAAGAGGCACGGGGGTAAGGTTGAAGTGCTGGACGGCATAGGCGAGGGGGAGAAGGTCGTCGTGGACGGCGCGCACGGCCTTACCGACGGGGCGAAGGTAAACGTCGTCGATTAACGGAACAGTTCAAAAGGGGGACGGTAATATAGGATGTTTCTTCCTGAATTTTCCATAAAGAAGCCGGTTACGACCTTCATGATTATGGCGGCGATATTCGTCTTCGGCGCCATAGGCTTCTCTCGCCTCGGGGTGGACCAGTACCCGAGGGTCGACTTCCCCGTGGTCACGGTCATCACCGTCTTCGAGGGCGCGAGCCCGGAGGTGGTCGAAGAGAACGTGACCGACATAATAGAGGAGGAGGTCGCCACCATCGAGGGCATACGGAACCTTACCTCCACCTCCTCCCACGGGGCGTCGATAGTCACCATAGAGTTCAAGATGGAGAGGGACATCGACATCGCCGCCCAGGACGTAAGGGACAAGGTGAACGGGGTGTTGAGGGAACTGCCCGACGAGTCCGACGTCCCGGTCGTCGATAAGCTCGACATACAGGGCTCTCCCATCATGTGGATAGCGGTCTCCGGAGAGCGTCCCATCCAGGAGA
It encodes:
- a CDS encoding efflux RND transporter periplasmic adaptor subunit; its protein translation is MKKKVVLLCILSAVFLYACGGEDGGKGGKGGNAARQAPPPNVRVWTAAAEDVVQRVEAVGTIEPEEEVVVSAEVAARVTRIFRDEGERVKRGGPLAVLDEKKFSLGVAKTGADLRKAGAELDYAEKDLKRKEELAGEGMVTREAYDEALAARDAHSAEVESFEAALELAKRELRDSRVTSPLTGFISERYVSRGSYVKDGDELFSVIDIDPVKVSASIPERYLGEVRTGQQVRVRVESAPDGEFTGTIYFISPSLDEDTRTFKVKARIPNPYGLLKPGLFADVRIVTGMKAGIFLVPESGVITRGGKSVLFVVSDGAASRRELRVGKRHGGKVEVLDGIGEGEKVVVDGAHGLTDGAKVNVVD